One stretch of Argiope bruennichi chromosome 3, qqArgBrue1.1, whole genome shotgun sequence DNA includes these proteins:
- the LOC129963878 gene encoding RUN domain-containing protein 1-like, giving the protein MMEASGESHSTECSDCKSYVVLENTERDLQHFDELALSCPSCSDCDEEEMACESERLKRLEEEQEQLNSSLIALTSHFAQVQFRLKQIGEASPEEKENLLKELEEFAFRGIPDIREYENGLDLTQIINEQKQEAKLEQQRTRQKELMKKLKEQLEDLEHYAYETGEAGMPQSMLLERQSVIIEQIKGKLLLNLDELDKLSPDELRSHVDAAIKELVNPAKMKEQLVSQLKTQITDLERFIEFLQGEATSKGQPRCTCDCPVHRKTLHTHSDSDSCSENGRHSMKNPKDDATVSHIIRRVLTLLQMFTITQFGCGRHRFQKNTLKKSNKVNHWGDLRAKLEVAINEVVKCASEQEPPFEDSDYTSDTEDVPVVQCNEKLTTAVRKDLACAIRDLMQHGLMPIGQSTSLVPFGCFAVQSSAPKMMHAWDLILKYYELKNGYQFNASPARKLCQSFNLEIVGGVVTTPKQMLLSAIDNIISTHTPLKRSQDSHFKAFICTALNEKHLVHWLKLIYKTRMLLERYYQPWSYAVKTGFEDALKSLEKLGNFDFDLPVDLAVRQLQGIKDAF; this is encoded by the exons ATGATGGAAGCAAGTGGAGAATCTCACAGTACTGAATGCAGTGATTGCAAATCCTACGTTGTACTTGAAAATACAGAAAGAGATTTGCAGCATTTTGATGAGTTAGCATTAAGCTGTCCATCTTGTAGTGACTGTGATGAAGAAGA AATGGCTTGTGAATCTGAAAGATTAAAGCGTCTGGAAGAAGAGCAAGAACAACTTAATTCCTCCCTGATAGCTCTAACTTCACATTTTGCTCAGGTTCAGTTTCGTCTGAAGCAAATAGGGGAAGCTTCTCCTGAAGAGAAAGAG aatttactgAAAGAATTAGAAGAATTTGCTTTTAGAGGAATCCCAGACATTCGAGAGTATGAAAATGGATTGGACTTAACTCAAATaatt AATGAGCAAAAACAAGAAGCCAAACTTGAGCAGCAGAGAACTAGACagaaagaattaatgaaaaagctgaaagaacaacttgaagatCTGGAACATTATGCATATGAA ACTGGGGAAGCAGGTATGCCTCAAAGCATGTTACTTGAGCGTCAGTCTGTTATTATAGAACAAATTAAAGGAAAACTTCTTCTAAATTTGGATGAACTTGATAAACTGAGTCCAGATGAATTACGTTCCCATGTTGATGCAGCTATAAAAGAG CTTGTGAATCCTGCAAAGATGAAAGAGCAACTTGTGAGTcaattaaaaactcaaataacTGATTTGGAAAGATTCATTGAATTCCTACAAG gaGAAGCTACTTCAAAAGGCCAACCAAGATGTACTTGTGATTGTCCTGTACATCGAAAA ACTCTTCATACCCATTCTGATTCAGATAGCTGTAGTGAGAATGGAAGGCATTCAATGAAAAATCCG aaagatgATGCCACTGTTTCCCACATTATCAGACGTGTGTTGACGCTTTTGCAAATGTTTACTATCACACAATTTGGATGTGGTAGacatagatttcaaaaaaatactttgaaaaaatctaataaaGTGAATCACTGGGG GGATCTAAGGGCTAAATTAGAAGTAGCTATAAATGAAGTTGTCAAGTGTGCCTCCGAGCAAGAACCTCCTTTTGAAGATAGTGACTACACTAGTGATACTGAAGat GTTCCAGTTGTGCAGTGTAATGAAAAGTTAACAACTGCTGTCCGCAAAGATTTAGCTTGTGCCATTAGGGATTTAATGCAGCATGGCCTAATGCCT ATAGGGCAGAGTACTAGTTTAGTTCCATTTGGATGTTTTGCCGTCCAATCAAGTGCTCCGAAAATGATGCATGCATGGGatctcattctaaaatattatgaattgaag AATGGATACCAATTCAATGCTTCTCCTGCCAGAAAACTTTGCCaaagttttaatttagaaatagttGGAGGAGTAGTTACAACACCCAAGCAG ATGCTTCTTAGTGCCATTGACAATATTATTTCTACCCACACACCTCTTAAACGATCTCAAGATTCTCATTTTAAGGCTTTTATTTGTACTGCATTGAA tGAAAAGCATCTTGTTCATTGGTTGAAACTCATATACAAGACAAGAATGTTGTTGGAACGTTATTATCAACCATGGAGTTATGCAGTTAAgacag gttttGAAGATGCTCTAAAGTCACTTGAGAAACttggaaattttgattttgatctCCCTGTAGATTTAGCAGTTCGACAACTGCAGGGCATAAAagatgctttttaa